TTCTAAACTTCgtatttagttcgatgtaatcgTGAAGCCATGGAGATTGTAAAAACTGTAATACGCGATGAACTTCAGTTATGCGAAGGccgtgacgaatacattgctgcagattgcgGTAATGTATTAAGCTGCGTCTCCACTGCGTCAGCGCGGCTACGTGGCAAAACCATTTCTTTCTCATTCAATTTCCATCAATAGTGAAACGCAAAATCTCTTTTGTAAACAGTACTGATTTTTCTCATTATGTCCAAtttgttcaggagttatgacattttaaagattcacatgaaatttcagaaaaacatttctagcctcacattagattttcggtaaggaatttttttcgaatttcaattatttcactattaaccccttgcattcgaggaatgtttcggtacatACAAATCTAGTCTGCTTTTTcaatacagtttttaataacaaacggttacaaatggttcttaccgtatttattttaattttctgaaaataattcttattttaattttaaaacactctGACGAGAAGcgccactcaggtgcgaaggattaatttcctaaaaattccgagagcattttcccacattttattccttcttccttggaaacagcgaatacaaataattaataaattcgatttagctggctgatttatccaatccgcagaggtaacagttgcagtggtagtatttttaattatttgtattcgttcctccacgtatctccgatgcacatcttgctacctacccgacacggtggctctcttagttcggacggccctgagcgcgcggaaggcgcgcgccgtgattcgtcagtgtttttcgttaataattaagaaacgaagccccatccgacatttttgcaaaggaaattgttgttcagaatcgtcccagctaccccacatttctggCTCTTATaccatttacgggacaccctgtatattacggttctctctctcgacgctgacgtcactatatcgtttaaaccggtgtttgaagcgaatcttcgcgtgaggtctgcgtacaaaaacacgtaaacggccgcggttttaaattgtcCGTACGTCGAACGAActcgacgaacgcttaaccttccgaagtgtcacgtacacaaacgaatacgggaatcgcggccgAGATTTATTTTCCCGGACGAACGcgatttttaaatagttttaacatatttaaacaacatCTATATCTTTCTTGTTGACCCACTGAAAATTGGCGTATGGtaatggttgacacattgcccagctgtacaaattatttacatcgaaatacatttgtagcgccactacgcccttgccatgGTATGAATAGACTGGAATGTAAGGatagttttaagctttctatttttccattttcctagggtctcgtgcgagcctggtcatcctgttaaacacttggcgaccagagctgtgcgaggcgcctgttttccttcaaggtttcgcctgggcctcggaccaccccgatccgAGCTCGGCGAACCTCTTGACTTTTATGACTCTCTTTCGCTGTAATTAAACTTTCCCTTAGCTAAGTATtttccagtttcgtttttccatctttctgtcctgtctctttttctctccctttgctaTTAGGGTAAGAAAATGTATATATTGAGAAGGTGTCGAGGGAACGGGGCCAGTCTGGTAAAAACGTTGTTGTGGATCAGTCTGTTAAACAACACACCTGTCCGTGTcaaataaatcaaaatcttccgaaaataatttttgaaactcggaccgTGTAATTTGAAGTTTATCTCTACTAAGaaaagataccaatttctcgagatttgtatttaaaaatttaaacgaatcaatgaattgcaattttatgcgcttgCGCGAGTTTGATTCTTCATCCATGTTTTCAATGTACTTTtcttttgttatcggcaataTAGTGAAGCCACCCTTGAATTCTATGgctatctccttgataataaaatgtgaatcataaccggataaattgtCGTGTACGTGTTTTCCACCGACGATGCTCGGAAAGTTAAACCAGTACGTCACACGCCAAATTAACTTTGTGTGATTATTTTAAGTTtgaaagtggactgtatttgaaGTTATGATGGATAGGCAATGCGGTGACTTGAAAAaaacgtatacttgttggtttgTTGATGATTCAAAAAATTCTTGTTAGAATGCTTTATTTTCTGAGTGACCATCGCTCTTTATACAATTCTATTTGGGCGGTTActaatgtacgaaaaacgctgATTGGTAACAAAATTTGTAAGGCGGGAACGGCCActaatgtacgaaaaacgctgATTGGTAACAAAATTTGTAAGGCGGGAACGGCCAGCCCCAACAATAAGGGGTGGTGTGGGTGGTACcaaaattttctgttttgggatgTGTCGGTGGTCGCGCGGAAGTGCTATTGTATCTTCGAAGGTTGCCTGTGGCGCGCAATAAATCTAGAGTCCTAATTGCTGGAAAAAACGTTCGTAAACGGGCTCGACGCGCAACTGCTAGACATCTGGTACGGAGGTATGGAAAGAACAAATTTTGTTATATGACGGTTGTAAAGGTTATTTCAGAGTTTGGGATCGTTTGTTGTTTGACGGTCATAATGGAGGGCTCGCAACGTGACATAAATTGTGAAAGACCAGGGGGTGGCAAACgcatttttataatttagattgtgatttgaatgCGCGGGACCTCTGTACCGACCGGTTAAATGACAATGATCGCGTGCCCGCTTGTCATCTCGCACAAACGGTGTTTCGTATATATGGCAGTGTGTTGCAGTATTATAATTTTGCAATTGTTCAGTTGATAAATtttacacgatgtgacaaatcttgGAGTTGTCTCACAACCATGACACGCAATCAGGAtcgcgacgacattgaaacgtagataacgagCCGTCGTAGGAGCACCGCACATAGTATCTCACACTAAATACTCGATGCTGCTGGCATGCGCATCTTGAcgcgtctcgatcagtattcgtTTTTTCCAGGATGCATTCCAGATCGGTATACACGATAAACAGAACACGCTCTTTCCTGCTATAGTTGCTGATGCTGAGCCACTTGCTGTCATCATTTGGTAATATGATTGCGCAATCAttcatcttctcacaatccaCGGTGTGAGCTTCCAGCTTCTCATTCGAACTAAAGTAGTGCAAGCATCTGGAATAAGagacttaatttttatttaacataaaatatttaaaaaaatttttttaatacagggtgttcacccctggaaaaaattttaatggaggattctagaggccaaaataagacgaaaatcaagaataccaatttgttgatggaggcttcgttaaaaagttattaacaattaaatttaaaaatttcaactcgtcctggaaaaattattttcggttgcggggatcaattacaatcatttttcatcattaaacataccctcgaaatcctacccactttcgagaaaaaaatttgaaaatgtgtgaaatttttcgatggaaaaaaaaatttcaaatcgttttggaaaaattattttcggttgcgggggttaattacaataattattgataaatagacctacccccgaaatcctacccactttctagaaaaaaattcagtacagacagaactttaaacgttaataacattttaacactaaaaaaaaaaaaaaaaaaaaaaaaaattaaaaaactataAGATGTGATGATATGACTAATCATACCTTAaaacgagaacataaaacttaaatgtaatgtttcattgaaattcattcagtcGTTTAGACACAATCATATTAATAACATACGTAAATAGGCATAAcaaacatttcttttttttttaatagtcacaatatgatcaggaggttttaaaacgtgtatttttgctaaaaaaaattttagatatttttttttaattatggtACTTTCCTTATACCTACATAGTTCAGAAAGTAAAAATGTtggggcagtcgagacttgaAATCGTATGTCGAATATCGCAAGGTCGAATTTCAACTGTTGTAAGAGCAAAAATGAAAGGCTCATATttgccttctttctcgatttgTCGAAGTTGAGTGAAatgccgagctcacgtacatGTGGCCCGCCGGTGACATATGCTGCTCTCCCCATCACTCCGTTAGacactaaggaagttcgtcgttactagtgtcgtcgtcaatgcactcaattatgtcaaatctggccacactgatcACTCTGGTTGCAGATTGTAGATGCATAGTACATGACACATGTATTACGTTGTAGCGAAATAGTATAGTTACTcttttgaaaaatattcaaaaatactGTATCGCCTATTAGTAGGTAATCgtatatttcattattattgcGTTTTTGATAGCTGCAAGCGAAGAATGTCGCTTGCTTCTTATAAGTGGTTTAACTAATGTGTCATTTGCTCTTTACGTTATTAAACGTCgcttttgtttaaaataagtCAATTCATAATTATGAATTCGGGAAACCAGTTGCCAAATCTCGATAAGATTTTTCGAGCCGACGAAGAAGTGGATTTTTTGCCATCGAGAGGGTATGTTcctcttatttttatttttatttcactgaCACGGtatattaataatcgtatcagcaTAGTAGAATGTTgtataattttgtttgtttaaaaCAGTGATAATTTTTAAGTAGCGAAGGTAACTAAAGTATTGTAACATAAAGGTTATGCTgttaattttttcatttttaattatcgTTTTGCGTTcttctttctattttttaaaatttattttaatcaaaGTAACCATCGAATGCAAAATGTTTCTTTTAAAATCAATATACAACTGCTTTTTAGATCCAATTTGGCTGCTATTTTTGGGACACAAGTTAAGTCATCAGACAGTCATTCTTTACCAAAGCACCAGGTTTCAAAAAAGCCAAACAGTCATCGTCATGTAGCAGAAATGCCTACAAACAAAACTGAAGTCATAATAGCGAAAGCAGTGCATGCATTTAAACTGTAAGCTATAATATCTTAATTATCTGTGTTTTTAGCCTTTTTCTTTAATACATTATAAGTCACATTATATTTTAGACAAAATGGAGTTTACGTATTAGTTGGAACACTTGGTATGGCCCTTATAGGAAATAGAGCGACAAAACTATatcaaattattttatataaaacaaaGCAAGAACATGTGTCCATTGTTACAGTGACACATGACTTTTTGTATATGATACAGCCAAATGATTATTCCAGTTATTATGATAACAATAATGTAAATTGGTCAATTTTATTTGAAAGTAGTGATACTTGTACAGAATTTGCCAAAGAAATTGGATTAGCTcgatatttttcaaaaaatgaaaaaatagatGATGTGCTTTATCAAGATTTATCATCTGTCAATACAGATGTAATAGCAAAAAAAGGAGACAATGTATCTATCAAATATTTAATAACTTCAGAAATAGTACAACCTTTCAAAAGTAATTTTACAGCATTACAAACAATGACAGTACACATATCTGCGGATGACAATTGGGAAAAGTCACTTTCAGGAAGCAGCAAGGGGTtgaaacgaattttatttttgcCTCCTAATAAGCAGGTTTTACTTCAATAATTTACAGAATTTTAACAAAGTTAAATAAGTCAAATTCAtacagaaattttaaatataatattttttagatCAGTTTGGGTCCTGGATTTCCAAAAGAGAgggatattttattggaaatagaAATAATAGATATACAAGCACAAGCAGAAATTCCTTACTCACATAAAATCACAAGCGACAAAGCTTCAATTATATCACGAATGGCAAAAATGGGCCAGTCTATGTTACCAAAAACTCCTACTACCACCACTACCGACTCTGAAGATACCGAAGTATTTAAGACATTTCTTTCTTTAAATATTCATAATGCTTGATGCAATGAATAATAGATTTTTATATGTTTACAGGATGACATACCACACAAATCACCACGTAACAAAAAGGTGAATAAACATTTACCTTAATTACCTAGAATAAGGCGGGATAGGGCTGGGGCATATACTGTTCGTCATTGTTATATTACACGCATCATTATTAGTCTGCTGGTTCCCCTTGGTAACTATGCTGGGATCTTACACATACATAAGTGAGAGTCAAGTCAGCATGGTGGGAGTAATTAGGTGATAAGGGAAGGAGTAGCATATGACCCATGGATCACGAGTTCAGAAGCCCTGATTAAAAAATTCTATCAAATCTATTGAATTTTAAGAATGTAATGTATTCGTACTGTATGACTTAGGTGGAATCGTTAGAAAAAGGATCTCAAAAGAGATATCTTTTACAAGAATCTATAGAAGAAACAACAAGAAATGCACACGGAGCATTAAAACTGAAAGGCGATGCGACTGTAATAAATACTAGTAAACCTTTTGTTTCTACGTCTACGTTTACTTCTCAGTGGTCTCCTACGCAAATACAAGTATGCAAATTTAATTGTATCGTAAATTATGTTCTTGCGTGAAAGGTATTATTAGTATATTAACATGTGTATTTATCGTAGTCAAATTTTGTTACTATGGATGGTCAAgtgtattcattacaaccacaaAGCACAACTCCAACAATATCGTCGGTGATAGATCCAGGATTAAACATGTTGTTATCAGAAACTAGAATGACAAATTCCGAACTCAGAATGGGAATCTCTAAGATAGGCGACAATGTGCAGAAATTGCTTGATAAGGTAGTTACATACTGAAGAAATCCTACATTATTTACAAAGATGCCATCATTTATCATGTACAGTTTCATGTTCTTGAACTTCAAAATGCTACATCTCCTGTAAAAGATAAAACAGTTTTGGATGCTGCATtgaaaatgttattaaccatgaaTGCATCTTATATTGGAGAAAAGGATAACGAACTACAGAAAAGTACTGATGTTACAGTTACTGATAATTTTAGTGAGCTGAATGAGATGCAAAGTAGAGTAGCCATATTGGAAAAGGAATTGGAAAAGACAAAAAGTAACCATAGCTTTTATACGTTATGTTTTAATTACCTGTAACAATATAATTGACATAATAATTTATAGAAGCGTTGCTTGTTTATACAGAGTGTGTAAAAAATCTTGAAGATCACAAGGAATCTCTAATacaaattaatgaaaatttaaataaaaatgttcatGAATTAGAGATATCGTTGAAGGATACAAATAGTGTACTTGTAAAAACCAAAAAAAATTTAGAAGAAGCTAAGAAACTTAATAGCAATTACGAGGAACAAAATATAATACTACATTCTAAATGCAATACTCTAACTTCTGAAAGTTCTATAGAGGTAAAAGAAGTAAAACTCACCTTTTCTCTTATACCTATTGTTTGTATCTTTGCTTAAAAAAAATTGCTGCTTGTTTCAGTTTCTAGATCTATCATATATTCAGAATGATCCACATAAATTGAAGTTTTTCTTTCGGAAACTATTAAGGATAAGGAATTAATAATAATGAATTATCAGTGAACTATTTTCTCATCGATTTAAATGAtttgtaaatatattaaaagGACGTTATTTTTTTAGTGGATATTACAAAACAAAGTTCGCGTCGAAAAGTATAATGCCCAAAGGTATAGTTCGTAATACTTTATGTGGATTGTTCTGCATATTATCggattttctaaatattttattattgataATTATTCCGTTTAGAATGACAGTAAAAATAgagaaatcaaacatataatgaaCCGAATTTATCATATACTGTTAGATAAATTCGTGGATGAATCCTATCCtacaaattacattaaatcaaCGATAGCAAATACAATAAAGGTAAGTCCTCATGATTTAAACAGTTTATAACAttagatttatattttataatgtttACCATGAATACAATTTTAGAATGTCACATTACAAATTCTACATAATACTAGTGAAAGAAGCAACAGGGATCAAACAGAATTAATGTCTACTAAAGTTATGGAAAATGATGATTCAGAAGTTAccaatgtagaattaaaaaatgctGATATAAGCACTTCTACGAACCAATCGTCTAAGCCAACTGGAGTTTCAGAAAATGCTAACGTAATATTCATTCTGAATGTTTAATTTCTTGTATATTATGctctaaatattttatttgtaaagtTTTTTACTCGCAGATATCGGTGGTACTGCCAGAAGATGAACCACCACCCATTCCTCTTATTGATATCGAAGATGATACAGATTGGTtacattaataattatattctacATTTTGTAGTTACATTTTTTCCGTCTTAAATGTGaagaaggaccttatgttaaaTGTGAAAATTTTATCCTTACAGCAGCACGATGTTCGGTCGTCAAGTAATCTACATGTCTGAGACAATACTAAGGAAAAGGCAAAACTTTTTTATTTGTCATTCTTTTTACATAGAATTTTTGAAGCTGATTAAAATGAGACCAAACACCTCATAATttagataatatttatttatgtaataaATTCATAACTTATTATACTTCACAATTGAAGCTAATATTAGACAAAAACAGGTtcttaacaaaatttaaaataatattacacCTGCTATGTTTGTTATGTGACGTAGTATAATATTTAGGTATTCATCTAGTTTTGTGGCGTCATCTCCCGTACttaccaccagaggggtcgtgtTCTTGCAAGTGCTCGATCGACCTCTTcattattatatatgtatacactcctcgaccgactacccaatatcccgtcgtctaagaCAGAGCCTACTAGAAagtcttactgatgagtccactagcaggcccgggacAAAACGCTCCTCTCCTCTCTACTTTCCTTTTCTGCTTCTTGGAGTAACAGGTGCTATTTCTAAATTAGATATTATTCTAGAGTTAAATACTCACTAGACGATGTTGATGTACTATTATAATACTATCTGCATCATTTCATTTTGAAGTTCCTGGTACTATCACAGTTGATTTCATGGAACTTTTAATATAGAGTAATTTCTCTGCttctgattaaaattttagactaAAGTCTCATATGAAAAGTTAGATGGTATACCTCCAGTAGCATACCTACTAATTATCTTCATTTTATCTATATCTGGCATTTTTCCTTTATTCAAATAATATCGTTTAATGCACTGAATAACTATTGGTTTCTTCAGTGATTCATCTTTCAAGTTTCTAGTAGCTGCTATGGATGCACATGCAGCAAAATTGATGTCAGAATATTTAAGATATTGCCCTCCTCCCTGAGTGCTCTGATTGATAATAATGATAACATTCACctcatttatatttaataaggCTGTAATTTCTTGAATATCATCCTTAGAAAAGCAGGCCTTACCTTAGATGACAGGATTGGGTATGGAAGGTGATGCCACAGTTCATTAATTTATTTGATTAAAAAATcgagtttattaaaaaataaagcaaaaaatacatttttcgaTGTACATTCTGACAACAAGTTAAAGTACAGATTTAAGTaaaattaggtcagggattaacGTAAACAGCTACATTTATCTCGAATATTCTTAGGTAACATTCTCTTTTTTCCTTGAAACATTTTAGAAAAACGAACATACCGTAGCTTTGCTACAGAAGCAAATCACGGCTATGACGTGTGTAGATTACTTTATGGTCGCGATTTGCAAATGTTCTCTTGTGAGTTATGTCATATCTCTGTTTTTTGCATGATCGTTCAAATGCGAAGGAAGAAGCGGCAGAATACACACTCTGAACTGCTCTCGTGTGCACGTCATGTCATTAAATTTTCAGATTATGAAATTCGTTTCTGGCTAACGATAAATGTGAATTTAAATAAGAACGTCATTGTCCTACATGAATACTGCTAACTACCTGGACTCTTAGTCCCTCTTTGTCCTTTGTTTGATACCCCTCTCTATCTCTTTTTACATTTGGAACGAGTGATAAAACACGACGAAGAACATTTTCCCCTTATGTTAAATGTGATTCTGCGGCCTTGAGGAACGTATACGTAATGTACATGCAAATATTATCTAAATTATGTcttgtttggtcttattttaataaaaaaaatttgtatacaaAAAGAACAATGAAAAAATTTTGTCTTTTTCTCTCTATTGCATCACACGGATATTCAACATTGAATTGTATTACGCTACCTGGAGACCGAGCTCGATTTAGTCCTTCATCCTACGGTTGCTATTTCTTTGTATCGCTACATTTGAAACAAGTGATAAACACAACGAATATTGTCCCCTTGCATTAAATGTGATTTTGGTCCCAAGTGACGTATATTTAAGGCGGGAATACTGTACTATGTAAACAGAATTTTGTAATGTCCAATGATTCTTTTAAACTCAGAAGAATTTTCATCAATGCTGTGCAAAAACTTTTGTAAAAaactaattatttaatattaataaatactatTTTAGTTACAACATTGATTTATGGTTTTCATCTATATTTTGTTCTAAAAATAAATGCCTGGTTTTCTTACGTTTTGTATTTATACATACGCGACGTACGTTTTACGAAAAGAAAATGTGTCAATTTAACATCAAGAAATTAAGAATTGTTTTCGTTTTAATTGAAATCGATTAAATTACATAAAATAGAAAGACGTTGAAATCAAGTGAAATTACAACAGTTGCGCTGTAGTTCAGTTGCTTGTCCTGTTTTAGAAATGGCGCAAAATCACGGTGTACGTTTTCATAACGATCGAACAAGATAAATTTTTGATGAAAGGAAGAAATACAACGAAAGATATGACGAGACGTAAGTTATTCTATAAAGACTGGGAATTAATAGGGAACAGAAAATCCCGCGGTCCCGCCTGACTTTATCCGGTTCTTGAATAATTCTATTTGGCTGTGTTCACGGTTTTCTCATCTTGGCTTCTACCACGCCaatcaaattaaaatataaccACAAAACTTAGACTGAGAAAAACAAAtgctattattttaaataaatcctTGTCGAGGGATTCAGCTAATAGGAATTAAATAGAGAAATGATGGTACAAAGAAGAAATACAACAATATTATTCAATTTGTCTCTATATAGTCTAACCTCCTTTTCATTTTCAAATACgtaaacacacaatattatggaTTGTAAACAAtacattttattaatttattttatttttattaatatatttacaatgTTAATGTCATACATCATGACACGAAaagtattttacaaatattacaaTTGTTTAATGATCTTCTATGCATTTatcaattaataaataatatatacttCATTATGAAATAGATTGTTAGCTGTTGTTTTTATAATGGATGTAAATACGGTGGAAGATGAAGATGTATCCTTCCATTTGGGAGAAATGTTTGACAGTTACGAAGAATTGGAACGTAAACTGGAGAAATTTTCAAAGCGTAGTTTAGTTCACTATTGGAGAAGAGACAGCAGAACAGTTAGTGGAGCTCATATGAAAACTGCTCGTCCAATTAGTGAACGTTTAAAGTATTACTCTGTAAAATATGCTTGTATCTATGGTGGTCAAAAGTTTCTACCGCGTGGAGCTGGCAGGAGACAGTCTCAGTTAGTTTATAAGATCATATATTGTTAAAATTAGATTgttaaagtaattattttgaaataaatGAATACATATAATCAAATGTATCTTTGAAcatattttatacatattacatTTCTATTTAGATCCATAAGGACAAATTGTCCTGCTCATATTATGTTAAGAGCATCGAAAGACGGTACAAAGTTAGAGGTAACTAGTGTCAATAATGAACATAATCATGAAATTTCGGAGGTAAAtaggaaaaattaaataatgctATGTTATTGCAATATATTCAATTTGGCTTTATCTTTATTATCTTATTAGGAATTATTTAAGAATCTTCCGCAAGAAAGAAAATTATGTGGTGAAATTAAACAGGAAGTACAAGATCTTATGCAGTTACACATTGACCGCAAGAGATTGAAAGAATATGTACGATTGcgaacaaataaaatacttagGTCCAAAGATTTATTTAATATAGCGGCAGCTAATAAACAAAAGAGGAATATAACACCAGAAAGAGCATATCAGTTATTTAAAAAGATCCATGATATCGAGAAGATGCAAGGCAGAGATAATGATAGGAAAACATATTCAGAGTCTGAAGATGAAATTGCGCGGACGATAAAGAGGATGAAAAAAGAACAAGAATCTCCTTGGGGTCAAGATGTAAGATATATAATTTCACActatgtatttaattaaattaattaaacataattattaaacataacattatgtatttaattaaaaaaattattttttattagagATTGCCAACCGAACTAGAAGTAAGCGAAGGAAACGACGGCGATGATTCTTATAGCGGTCAATTGACGCAAGAAGAGGTAGTAGATGAAATTGACACAACAGATGGCGAATTGTTGAGAACCAATAACGATGGGAATATAATAGCAGCGAACGGTGAAATTGTGGGAGAGTTAGTAATGCAAGACGGAGATCCCTCTGTAATTGTTGAATCTATCGTGAACGCTGATGGTTCTGTTTTTGTAGATGAAAGAGAATTCAATACTTATTGTAATAATCATTTGTCGCATACAGTTGATGAGAGTCAATCTCCTAGTAATAGAGGTAATTTCAATGTGGTCTATATGTACAAAAAACAAACACGCTAACTATATTATTTGTAATGTAATTTCGCATTAGTTTTAGATATCGAAACAATTGCGCCTACTACTGATATGGAAAAAATAAAAGGATCACCCATCTCGTCTAAACCACAAAAGAGGCCTCTTATGTCACAATTACAACAATCTGTGAAATCACCGAACGCTTTCCACGAAACTACAGACTC
The window above is part of the Colletes latitarsis isolate SP2378_abdomen chromosome 2, iyColLati1, whole genome shotgun sequence genome. Proteins encoded here:
- the LOC143352002 gene encoding uncharacterized protein LOC143352002 isoform X1, translated to MMVQRRNTTILFNLSLYSLTSFSFSNTLLAVVFIMDVNTVEDEDVSFHLGEMFDSYEELERKLEKFSKRSLVHYWRRDSRTVSGAHMKTARPISERLKYYSVKYACIYGGQKFLPRGAGRRQSQSIRTNCPAHIMLRASKDGTKLEVTSVNNEHNHEISEELFKNLPQERKLCGEIKQEVQDLMQLHIDRKRLKEYVRLRTNKILRSKDLFNIAAANKQKRNITPERAYQLFKKIHDIEKMQGRDNDRKTYSESEDEIARTIKRMKKEQESPWGQDRLPTELEVSEGNDGDDSYSGQLTQEEVVDEIDTTDGELLRTNNDGNIIAANGEIVGELVMQDGDPSVIVESIVNADGSVFVDEREFNTYCNNHLSHTVDESQSPSNRVLDIETIAPTTDMEKIKGSPISSKPQKRPLMSQLQQSVKSPNAFHETTDSRIWIMKEAANADTEPDSGPESEANGSKSTTTAKADIDTSEVILSDEASHQLLQEQLAVLRAEKGKLYHETEMLKLKKDKLKLQINCYSNEIRKQEMEKEKLRLEIKLLQSKVMEDSNDVSHYIFVP
- the LOC143352002 gene encoding uncharacterized protein LOC143352002 isoform X3 produces the protein MDVNTVEDEDVSFHLGEMFDSYEELERKLEKFSKRSLVHYWRRDSRTVSGAHMKTARPISERLKYYSVKYACIYGGQKFLPRGAGRRQSQSIRTNCPAHIMLRASKDGTKLEVTSVNNEHNHEISEELFKNLPQERKLCGEIKQEVQDLMQLHIDRKRLKEYVRLRTNKILRSKDLFNIAAANKQKRNITPERAYQLFKKIHDIEKMQGRDNDRKTYSESEDEIARTIKRMKKEQESPWGQDRLPTELEVSEGNDGDDSYSGQLTQEEVVDEIDTTDGELLRTNNDGNIIAANGEIVGELVMQDGDPSVIVESIVNADGSVFVDEREFNTYCNNHLSHTVDESQSPSNRVLDIETIAPTTDMEKIKGSPISSKPQKRPLMSQLQQSVKSPNAFHETTDSRIWIMKEAANADTEPDSGPESEANGSKSTTTAKADIDTSEVILSDEASHQLLQEQLAVLRAEKGKLYHETEMLKLKKDKLKLQINCYSNEIRKQEMEKEKLRLEIKLLQSKVMEDSNDVSHYIFVP
- the LOC143352002 gene encoding uncharacterized protein LOC143352002 isoform X2, which gives rise to MMVQRRNTTILFNLSLYSLTSFSFSNTLLAVVFIMDVNTVEDEDVSFHLGEMFDSYEELERKLEKFSKRSLVHYWRRDSRTVSGAHMKTARPISERLKYYSVKYACIYGGQKFLPRGAGRRQSQSIRTNCPAHIMLRASKDGTKLEVTSVNNEHNHEISEELFKNLPQERKLCGEIKQEVQDLMQLHIDRKRLKEYVRLRTNKILRSKDLFNIAAANKQKRNITPERAYQLFKKIHDIEKMQGRDNDRKTYSESEDEIARTIKRMKKEQESPWGQDRLPTELEVSEGNDGDDSYSGQLTQEEVVDEIDTTDGELLRTNNDGNIIAANGEIVGELVMQDGDPSVIVESIVNADGSVFVDEREFNTYCNNHLSHTVDESQSPSNRDIETIAPTTDMEKIKGSPISSKPQKRPLMSQLQQSVKSPNAFHETTDSRIWIMKEAANADTEPDSGPESEANGSKSTTTAKADIDTSEVILSDEASHQLLQEQLAVLRAEKGKLYHETEMLKLKKDKLKLQINCYSNEIRKQEMEKEKLRLEIKLLQSKVMEDSNDVSHYIFVP